Proteins found in one Aspergillus puulaauensis MK2 DNA, chromosome 8, nearly complete sequence genomic segment:
- a CDS encoding acyl-CoA carboxylase subunit beta (COG:E,I;~EggNog:ENOG410PKRU;~InterPro:IPR011763,IPR029045,IPR034733;~PFAM:PF01039;~go_function: GO:0016874 - ligase activity [Evidence IEA]), with product MPGDKNSDTSATKRLRQVSAHLNLPADYADVREQIKTLQSIAATPDPSRRGYVRQKQAGKLWVRERLEQLLDADSFEEIGSLSGTVEWKKTGPMREKAVSFVPSNNVQGMGKLRGRRVLLTADDFSLRSGHADGASAGKTIYLEKLAVTLKLPVVKLVDGSSGGGSVTTIRTEGWSYLPYVPMFHHVIQQLNDGIPNVGAILGPAIGLGAARVTSCHFSVMAADVGALFNAGPEVVKGATFEDGLGFQDLGGPAIHCTNGTIDNMAANEAECFEQLRTVLSYLPNCGRYNAPPVLPCNDPEDREDESLRRIIPRKQTRMYNPWSIIKSVVDHDSFFEIGPLWGRTAISGLARLGGRPVGIISLNCEVNSGALDAAGSQKLARLLKLCDVMNLPVLQFVDVPGYAIGTVAERTATMRWGVELAKAYFSTTIPIFSVITRRAYGVAGGVMLGARDPHIQVAWPSGQWGSLPLEGGIEVGHRHELREAEKQGRKEERYQELEEEYRRLMNPVRTANAFGVEEIIDPKDTRSVVCGWARHVYKTLVPIRLTDRAAGRIHPTFS from the exons ATGCCAGGCGATAAAAATTCCGACACGTCAGCGACAAAACGGCTGCGCCAAGTGTCGGCGCATCTAAATCTCCCTGCAGATTATGCTGACGTGCGTGAACAAATTAAGACACTCCAATCGATCGCAGCAACACCAGATCCGTCCCGTCGGGGTTACGTCCGACAAAAACAAGCTGGTAAATTATGGGTACGCGAACGGCTTGAGCAGCTTCTAGACGCGGATAGTTTCGAGGAAATCGGATCACTGTCTGGAACGGTAGAATGGAAGAAAACGGGGCCAATGAGGGAGAAAGCAGTTTCTTTTGTCCCTAGTAATAATGTCCAGGGCATGGGGAAACTTCGCGGTCGACGTGTGCTGTTGACAGCGGACGATTTCTCTTTACGCAGTGGGCACGCAGACGGCGCATCGGCAGGGAAGACCATCTACCTAGAGAAACTGGCGGTAACGCTCAAGTTGCCCGTGGTTAAACTGGTCGATGGCAGTTCTGGTGGAGGTAGTGTCACGACGATTCGAACGGAAGGCTGGAGCTATCTTCCCTACGTGCCGATGTTTCACCATGTCATCCAGCAATTGAATGATGGCATTCCGAACGTCGGTGCGATTCTGGGGCCTGCG ATCGGACTTGGAGCTGCCCGTGTCACTTCGTGCCATTTTTCTGTAATGGCCGCTGATGTGGGCGCCCTATTCAACGCCGGTCCAGAGGTAGTAAAGGGCGCTACCTTCGAAGACGGTCTAGGTTTTCAAGACTTGGGCGGACCTGCGATTCACTGCACCAACGGAACCATTGACAACATGGCTGCCAATGAAGCTGAATGTTTCGAGCAGCTTCGAACAGTGCTCAGCTATCTCCCTAACTGTGGTCGATACAATGCACCACCGGTACTTCCCTGCAATGACCCAGAGGATCGGGAAGATGAATCCCTCCGTCGAATTATTCCCCGCAAGCAAACCCGAATGTACAACCCCTGGTCGATCATCAAAAGCGTTGTCGACCACGACTCGTTCTTCGAAATTGGGCCTCTCTGGGGGCGCACTGCTATATCAGGATTGGCTCGTCTAGGCGGGCGTCCTGTGGGAATTATATCGCTAAACTGCGAAGTTAACAGCGGCGCCCTAGACGCGGCAGGAAGTCAGAAGCTTGCTCGCCTATTGAAGTTGTGCGACGTGATGAACCTTCCGGTTTTGCAATTCGTCGACGTCC CCGGGTACGCCATCGGAACAGTAGCCGAACGAACCGCAACAATGCGCTGGGGCGTCGAACTAGCAAAGGCGTATTTCAGTACTACAATCCCTATCTTCAGTGTGATCACCAGGCGCGCATACGGTGTCGCCGGAGGCGTCATGCTAGGCGCACGAGATCCCCATATCCAAGTCGCGTGGCCGTCCGGACAATGGGGGTCTCTCCCTCTAGAAGGCGGTATTGAGGTCGGACACCGTCATGAACTGCGCGAGGCAGAAAAGCAGGGcaggaaggaagagagatACCAGGAGTTAGAAGAGGAGTACCGCCGGTTGATGAACCCTGTTCGGACGGCGAATGcctttggtgttgaggagattATTGATCCGAAGGATACACGGAGCGTGGTTTGTGGGTGGGCGAGACATGTTTATAAGACGTTGGTGCCGATTAGACTTACCGACCGGGCGGCTGGGAGGATTCATCCTACATTTAGCTGA
- a CDS encoding SRPBCC domain-containing protein (COG:S;~EggNog:ENOG410PSC9;~InterPro:IPR019587,IPR023393;~PFAM:PF10604): MAIVSTSIEIAASPATVREKFLDFPSLQTYSPTGFIRSIEPDGASTAAKNLKAGDKIHVTAGYGKWKFSPLVEQNTEELFGWRGSVPGIFTGAHAFRFESVSDSDTTGAEARTRLVHEERFSGLLAGLMGEGYFGSLFGMREDTRKGFEGFNADFKKWVESSK; the protein is encoded by the exons ATGGCTATCGTCTCAACAAGCATCGAAATTGCTGCATCTCCAGCTACCGTGCGCGAAAAG TTCCTCGACTTCCCCTCTCTCCAAACATACAGCCCAACCGGCTTCATCCGCTCAATCGAGCCCGACGGCGCCTCAACCGCAGCAAAGAACCTGAAAGCAGGCGACAAAATCCACGTTACGGCAGGCTACGGCAAGTGGAAATTCTCGCCTCTCGTTGAACAGAACACCGAAGAGCTGTTTGGCTGGCGGGGCTCGGTGCCGGGTATTTTTACGGGGGCGCATGCGTTTCGATTTGAGAGCGTTTCCGACTCCGATACTACTGGGGCTGAGGCTCGGACGAGGCTTGTCCATGAGGAAAGGTTTAGTGGGCTGTTGGCGGGACTTATGGGCGAGGGGTACTTTGGGAGTTTGTTTGGGATGAGGGAAGACACGAGGAAGGGGTTTGAGGGGTTTAATGCGGATTTTAAGAAGTGGGTTGAGTCTTCCAAGTAG
- a CDS encoding SDR family oxidoreductase (COG:Q;~EggNog:ENOG410PF95;~InterPro:IPR036291,IPR002347;~PFAM:PF08659,PF00106,PF13561;~go_process: GO:0055114 - oxidation-reduction process [Evidence IEA]), with protein sequence MPLPKSDYLSDSWKDGLFTNKVVFCTGGAGTICSAQVRALVNLGANACIVGRNVEKTEKVAQDLATARPGAKVIGIGAVDVRSFDSLKASVDRCVKELGAIDFVIAGAAGNFLASINQISVNAFKSVMEIDVLGSYNTLKATIPHLLESAKKHRVDSKSLKPSPAGTGGRIIFVSATLHYTGVPFQGHVAVAKAGIDALSNNVALEYGPLGVTSNVIAPGPIASTEGLDRLLPSDKMEKIVKSQPLGRLGSVRDIADATVYLFADTGSYVSGQILVVDGASWRISSSVGSADYPDFLLSGDTFDNVKGKKKSKL encoded by the exons ATGCCACTCCCCAAGTCCGATTACCTGAGCGACTCATGGAAGGATGGCCTGTTCA CGAACAAGGTCGTCTTCTGCACCGGTGGAGCGGGCACAATTTGTAGCGCGCAGGTTCGGGCTCTCGTCAACCTAGGCGCCAACGCCTGCATTGTCGGCAGAAACGTTGAGAAGACCGAGAAAGTTGCACAGGATCTTGCCACAGCTCGTCCGGGTGCTAAGGTGATAGGAATCGGTGCTGTGGATGTGCGATCGTTCGATAGTCTCAAGGCCTCGGTGGACCGCTGCGTAAAAGAACTCGGAGCTATTGACTTTGTGAT TGCCGGCGCGGCGGGTAACTTCCTCGCCTCGATCAACCAGATCTCCGTGAATGCTTTCAAGTCTGTAATGGAGATTGATGTTTTGGGCTCATATAACACACTCAAGGCGACAATCCCACATCTCCTTGAATCGGCAAAGAAGCATAGAGTGGACTCGAAGTCTT TGAAACCATCACCAGCAGGAACTGGAGGCCGAATCATCTTTGTTAGCGCCACACTGCACTACACGGGTGTCCCCTTCCAGGGTCACGTCGCAGTTGCAAAGGCCGGCATTGACGCTTTGTCTAATAACGTTGCGCTTGAATACGGACCGCTAGGTGTTACATCGAATGTCATTGCCCCGGGCCCTATTGCGTCAACGGAG GGTCTGGACCGTCTTCTCCCATCTGataagatggagaagatcgTCAAGTCGCAGCCACTCGGCCGGTTAGGCTCTGTTCGAGATATCGCCGATGCGACTGTTTACCTATTTGCGGACACTGGCAGCTATGTGAGCGGCCAGATATTAGTCG TGGACGGTGCCAGCTGGCGTATCTCTTCTAGCGTTGGATCAGCGGACTACCCCGACTTCCTGCTGTCAGGCGATACGTTCGATAACgtgaaaggaaagaagaagtcaaagCTTTGA
- a CDS encoding cytochrome P450 (COG:Q;~EggNog:ENOG410PM3R;~InterPro:IPR001128,IPR017972,IPR002401,IPR036396;~PFAM:PF00067;~go_function: GO:0005506 - iron ion binding [Evidence IEA];~go_function: GO:0016705 - oxidoreductase activity, acting on paired donors, with incorporation or reduction of molecular oxygen [Evidence IEA];~go_function: GO:0020037 - heme binding [Evidence IEA];~go_process: GO:0055114 - oxidation-reduction process [Evidence IEA]), protein MHILTLLTLAPILLITRYFMSLLYLTYTTRTLQCIPGPFWARFTRLWYFRRLWNGHFEDDNIRLHNQYGPIVRIAPDHYSISDRAALKTIYGTGTKFAKSAWYEGWKHPDPERWTLFPDRNIKRHGETRKRFSSLYSMSSLVHYEDFVDQCADVFFQRLGEFAEQDAKFNLGEWLQFYAFDVIGEITYGQRFGFLDKGHDIDGTISALQNLMAYSSLIGIYHEWHPRLFGTLSRFAWSGAGGRAYIMRYVQEKIARHSTQKKSDVEHGPLKTQTFLEKMTLARDKDPEKVTDYHVFMMGLSNVIAGSDTTAISLCSIMYHLLHYPAVLSKLRQEINDYTAQGLCSERVTFKESQEMPYFQAVMKEALRMHSATGLPFWRVVPAGGAQISGHFFPEGTVVGVNAWIPHYDETIFEDAKTFRPERWIEAENEPERLKVMNEMYMPFGLGSRTCLGKHISILEMSKLIPRIICEFDFTTENRKWSTVNHWFVKPTDLEVQVRRRDKAVGI, encoded by the exons ATGCACATCCTCACGCTCCTCACTCTCGCGCCCATCCTTCTCATAACCCGCTACTTCATGTCCCTCCTCTACCTAACCTACACCACACGCACCCTCCAGTGCATCCCAGGCCCATTCTGGGCGCGCTTCACACGCCTCTGGTACTTCCGTCGTCTATGGAACGGGCACTTCGAAGACGACAACATCCGTCTGCACAACCAATACGGGCCTATCGTGCGCATCGCCCCAGACCACTATAGCATCAGTGACCGGGCTGCGTTGAAAACGATCTACGGGACGGGCACCAAGTTCGCAAAGTCCGCGTGGTATGAGGGTTGGAAACACCCGGATCCCGAGCGGTGGACTTTGTTCCCTGATAGGAATATCAAGAGGCATG GTGAGACTCGAAAGCGGTTTTCGAGTTTGTACTCGATGAGCTCGCTGGTGCACTACGAGGACTTTGTGGACCAATGCGCGgatgtcttcttccagaGATTGGGTGAATTCGCTGAGCAAGACGCAAAGTTCAATCTTGGGGAGTGGCTTCAGTTCTATGCTTTTGATGTTATTGGGGAGATTACTTATGGGCAACGCTTTG GCTTCCTCGACAAGGGCCACGATATTGACGGGACTATCAGCGCCCTCCAGAACCTAATGGCTTATAGCTCCTTGATTGGAATATACCATGAGTGGCATCCCCGGTTGTTCGGGACCCTGAGTCGCTTTGCTTGGTCTGGTGCAGGCGGTCGAGCATACATCATGCGGTACGTGCAGGAAAAGATTGCCCGTCACAGCACTCAGAAGAAAAGCGACGTTGAGCATGGCCCCTTGAAAACCCAAACATTCCTCGAGAAGATGACCCTCGCCAGAGACAAAGACCCCGAAAAGGTGACAGACTACCACGTCTTCATGATGGGTCTGTCGAATGTTATCGCCGGGTCAGATACAACAGCCATCAGCCTCTGCTCAATTATGTACCACCTTCTGCATTATCCCGCCGTCCTCAGCAAACTACGTCAGGAAATCAACGACTACACCGCTCAAGGCCTCTGCAGCGAACGAGTCACCTTCAAAGAGAGCCAAGAAATGCCCTACTTCCAAGCCGTCATGAAAGAAGCCCTCCGTATGCATAGTGCAACAGGGCTCCCTTTCTGGCGCGTCGTACCAGCGGGCGGTGCACAAATCAGCGGCCATTTCTTCCCAGAAGGCACTGTCGTCGGCGTCAACGCATGGATACCACACTACGACGAGACGATATTTGAAGACGCAAAGACCTTCCGACCAGAGAGGTGGATCGAGGCGGAAAATGAGCCTGAGAGGTTGAAGGTTATGAATGAGATGTATATGCCG TTTGGCTTAGGCTCTCGAACTTGTCTCGGGAAGCACATTTCCATCTTAGAAATGTCGAAACTCATTCCCCGAATCATCTGTGAATTCGACTTTACTACAGAGAACCGCAAATGGAGTACCGTGAACCATTGGTTCGTCAAACCGACCGACTTAGAGGTACAGGTTCGTCGGCGGGACAAGGCTGTTGGGATATAA
- a CDS encoding transcription factor domain-containing protein (COG:S;~EggNog:ENOG410Q1X4;~InterPro:IPR036236,IPR007219,IPR013087;~PFAM:PF04082,PF00096,PF12874;~go_function: GO:0003677 - DNA binding [Evidence IEA];~go_function: GO:0008270 - zinc ion binding [Evidence IEA];~go_process: GO:0006351 - transcription, DNA-templated [Evidence IEA]) — MSQSQWQCGLCSTQFTRAEHLRRHLRSHENKRPYECSLCQRSFTRRDAKTRHEKTCKVRHSEQDSSFGDAAQASAFSILTPTDGFDSMFQGLGDEFLMNVPSPSDFAALDWLYGTQINPDGIITAERLDFLARFTSENGMGTFLDQETLGERQRIVLEHENTSGHIATCVGSDVSGPFFSQTIEPSMLHMGSGDTDSLTARTFEIIHHFHSIATRKTDKSVVRLYWTDEVESLCHSFFSPSNITRFLGYFWSLWYPNCPFIHRASFDPHSAPPALLCVMLVIGACLSPHPDDADTARMWLDCVEELAFSDSSFHEESNSVPSPAILDQYLERRKKRLECIQTTYLVCSLQKREGSTEARDRVRRYRHATMVMLARDIGLATASHRGLSLDSPSDPWWRQFAIEEGLIRTITYVFLFDAAFTIFHNSPPRMVVSELKMEMPCPEASFQAESAEECLAALENWSQTIFWNRHLSIVAVVKSLCQKELAAETVDEYSKMGTLNLFTAVQCIHSLTFHLQNSIIFESTLLPVKTGLENWRRLWSKREPEDRNIPNRPDTLWKKFGHASYSAELWHLARIIVEKIRDENADAEEDSAPMLEHPKKKYDNTDMTDVNGLIMEYRRLSLGGGI, encoded by the exons ATGTCGCAGAGCCAATGGCAGTGTGGGCTCTGTTCTACACAATTTACTCGCGCAGAACATCTCCGACGGCATCTCAGGTCTC ATGAGAACAAAAGACCGTATGAATGTAGTCTCTGCCAGCGGTCTTTCACACGACG AGACGCGAAGACTCGTCATGAGAAGACATGTAAAGTGCGGCACAGCGAGCAAGATAGTTCCTTTGGAGATGCAGCACAAGCATCTGCATTCTCCATACTGACTCCGACCGATGGATTCGATAGCATGTTTCAAGGGCTCGGGGATGAGTTTCTAATGAATGTGCCCTCTCCGTCTGACTTCGCTGCTCTGGACTGGCTGTATGGGACACAGATAAATCCCGACGGTATAATAACCGCAGAGAGACTGGACTTTCTAGCCCGATTTACTAGTGAGAATGGAATGGGGACATTTCTTGACCAAGAGACCCTGGGCGAGCGGCAAAGAATTGTTCTAGAACACGAGAACACCAGCGGCCATATAGCAACATGTGTCGGGTCCGATGTCTCTGGGCCCTTCTTTTCTCAGACAATCGAGCCTTCAATGCTCCATATGGGCTCGGGGGACACTGACTCCTTAACTGCGAGAACATTTGAGATCATCCATCATTTCCATTCCATCGCCACTCGAAAGACAGACAAAAGCGTCGTGAGACTATATTGGACAGATGAGGTTGAATCTCTGTGTCACTCGTTTTTCTCACCGAGCAATATCACCCGCTTCTTAGGATATTTCTGGTCCCTGTGGTATCCTAACTGCCCATTCATACATCGTGCATCGTTCGATCCCCACTCGGCACCGCCTGCTCTGCTCTGTGTCATGCTTGTAATCGGTGCATGTCTCTCTCCACATCCCGATGATGCAGACACAGCAAGGATGTGGCTTGATTGCGTGGAGGAGCTAGCCTTTAGCGATAGCTCTTTTCACGAGGAATCTAACTCTGTCCCATCCCCTGCTATCCTGGATCAATATCTTgagcggaggaagaagcgtCTTGAGTGTATCCAAACGACGTACCTTGTCTGCTCGTTGCAGAAGAGGGAGGGGTCAACTGAGGCGCGGGATAGAGTGCGGAGATACAGGCATGCTACTATGGTGATG CTTGCAAGAGATATTGGGCTTGCAACGGCATCGCATAGGGGTCTTAGTTTAGATAGTCCCTCAGACCCATGGTGGCGGCAGTTTGCTATCGAGGAAGGGTTAATCCG GACGATAACATACGTATTTCTCTTCGACGCAGCCTTCACAATATTCCACAACTCACCACCCCGAATGGTCGTCTCCGAACTCAAAATGGAGATGCCCTGTCCGGAGGCCTCCTTCCAAGCCGAATCTGCGGAAGAATGCCTTGCTGCCCTGGAGAACTGGAGTCAAACAATATTTTGGAACCGCCATTTATCTATCGTTGCTGTTGTGAAAAGTCTCTGCCAGAAAGAACTGGCGGCTGAAACCGTGGATGAGTATTCTAAAATGGGGACTCTGAATCTATTTACCGCTGTGCAGT GCATCCACTCGCTAACATTCCATCTCCAAAACTCTATCATATTCGAGTCGACTCTGTTACCGGTTAAAACTGGATTAGAAAACTGGCGCCGGCTATGGAGCAAACGCGAACCCGAGGATAGGAATATCCCCAACCGCCCAGACACGCTATGGAAGAAATTTGGGCACGCCAGCTACTCCGCAGAGTTATGGCACCTGGCGCGGATTATCGTTGAGAAGATTCGGGACGAAAatgctgatgctgaggaggacTCGGCTCCTATGCTTGAGCACCCGAAGAAAAAATATGACAATACCGATATGACAGATGTGAATGGGCTAATTATGGAGTATCGGCGGTTGAGTTTGGGAGGGGGTATTTGA
- a CDS encoding uncharacterized protein (COG:S;~EggNog:ENOG410PPXI;~TransMembrane:4 (o16-37i58-76o82-103i163-182o)) — translation MACPITVTKFVGTVSLGLLTGLSYSASAVTVPSLSLLSTSANASKSLNEVKRLNRKHGLRLANISNICLLFAYGISPRYRKHPYLVWMVVMSTVGSYGVDYWFHRESGIKAWLCSVVQDTGYASLFSAKSQKKEDDIVVVESEENVNGEIVRKEMETERRLQCVRALFSGLALSMGIVGLWGDRRS, via the exons ATGGCGTGTCCGATCACCGTCACCAAGTTCGTAGGAACTGTCTCCCTCGGCCTCTTAACA GGTCTATCATACTCCGCGTCTGCCGTCACCGTACCctccctcagcctcctctcTACTTCCGCCAACGCCTCCAAGTCTCTCAACGAAGTGAAGCGCCTAAACCGTAAGCACGGTCTTCGCCTCGCCAATATCTCCAACATATGCCTCCTCTTCGCATACGGCATCTCACCGCGATACCGGAAACACCCATACTTGGTCTGGATGGTGGTCATGTCGACCGTCGGCTCCTACGGCGTCGACTACTGGTTCCACCGCGAGAGCGGCATCAAGGCCTGGCTCTGCAGCGTTGTACAAGATACTGGATACGCATCTCTATTCTCCGCGAAGTCGcaaaagaaggaagatgaCATTGTGGTCGTTGAGTCGGAGGAGAATGTCAACGGCGAGATTGTGCGGAAGGAAATGGAAACTGAGCGCCGCTTGCAGTGCGTTAGGGCGCTCTTCTCCGGCCTGGCTCTTTCAATGGGCATTGTTGGTCTCTGGGGTGACCGCCGTTCTTAA
- a CDS encoding Zn(II)2Cys6 transcription factor (COG:S;~EggNog:ENOG410PFQ4;~InterPro:IPR001138,IPR007219,IPR036864;~PFAM:PF04082;~TransMembrane:1 (i262-280o);~go_function: GO:0000981 - DNA-binding transcription factor activity, RNA polymerase II-specific [Evidence IEA];~go_function: GO:0003677 - DNA binding [Evidence IEA];~go_function: GO:0008270 - zinc ion binding [Evidence IEA];~go_process: GO:0006351 - transcription, DNA-templated [Evidence IEA];~go_process: GO:0006355 - regulation of transcription, DNA-templated [Evidence IEA]) — protein MPRKHRPPRTREPKACRACAHAKVRCEGTAQEGSACKRCLRLNKDCAMQLPGVHKQVGPRPSDVARLEEKLNDMAAVVTASPRPLLNASADGLGGSATSIIRQGIFADTSNEEAQRMLHNFQTEMVPYFPFVAVSSDATASELRRSKPFLFCTMAMVSCLDDTQRQLDMAHGVRQYIGSAIVTLGEKGLDLLQGLLVCLGWYHFQLELGSQIRNVLHLSLAMLSDLGLNRRPSSVKTILPLESFPADYERQTMHRTLDERRAYLGCFYMSAIVSICYGDIDPMKYMDYTEECCHAIEQAAEHPNDLYLVRMVRLHRLSDIIRRIHCSQNDPPGFPSTPIPTLIKAVEAELPHFKPCPPNTLHDSILLLQYHNLEISLYEIALEDDFLTKVASNSEHANVLLSCLATTRTFFDVFSSIPPRQYPNLPYPAYAAYSHALGTFSSKLLLFTGEGWGSEYARNITNLSAEIDTVIAGIEKEAMAQHDGQPEYRFPDALTKTIPRLRAFREHHRTRWSALRNNSSEPSLGKVPTAASEDAIHDMMFPLPHDLSWRFLRPS, from the exons ATGCCCCGAAAACACCGACCCCCGCGCACCCGAGAACCAAAGGCCTGTCGGGCCTGTGCACATGCAAAGGTCCGATGTGAGGGCACGGCGCAGGAGGGGAGCGCGTGTAAGCG ATGTCTTCGCTTAAACAAAGACTGCGCGATGCAGCTGCCTGGGGTGCATAAACAGGTGGGTCCACGGCCGTC AGATGTCGCACGGCTAGAGGAGAAACTAAACGACATGGCGGCTGTGGTTACAGCCTCACCTAGGCCGCTGTTGAACGCAAGCGCAGATGGTCTAGGAGGCAGTGCAACTTCTATAATCAGACAAGGTATCTTCGCCGATACCAGTAACGAAGAAGCTCAAAGGATGCTCCACAACTTCCAAACAGAAATGGTTCCTTACTTCCCGTTTGTGGCTGTGTCGTCGGATGCAACAGCCTCAGAACTACGACGAAGCAAaccctttcttttctgtacGATGGCTATGGTGTCATGTCTTGATGATACACAACGGCAGCTGGACATGGCGCATGGTGTCCGACAGTATATCGGATCTGCTATCGTGACTCTGGGAGAGAAAGGTTTAGACCTCCTACAAGGACTCCTGGTCTGTTTAGGGTGGTATCATTTTCAGCTTGAGCTGGGATCTCAAATACGCAATGTTCTCCACTTGTCTTTGGCGATGTTGAGTGATCTAGGCCTAAATCGCAGGCCGAGCTCGGTGAAGACGATTCTACCGTTGGAAAGCTTTCCAGCGGACTACGAGAGGCAGACTATGCATCGCACGCTGGATGAACGGCGGGCGTACCTTGGGTGTTTTTATATGAGTGCCAT AGTTTCAATATGTTACGGCGACATCGATCCTATGAAATACATGGATTATACTGAGGAATGCTGCCATGCAATTGAACAGGCGGCGGAACATCCAAATGATCTCTATTTGGTTCGTATGGTGCGGCTACATCGTCTCTCGGACATTATCAGACGTATACATTGTAGCCAGAACGACCCCCCAGGGTTTCCCTCGACCCCTATACCAACGCTCATCAAGGCTGTCGAGGCAGAATTGCCACATTTCAAACCATGTCCGCCCAATACCCTACATGACT ctattcttcttctgcaataCCACAATCTCGAAATCAGCCTATATGAGATCGCTCTGGAAGACGACTTTTTGACCAAAGTTGCAAGTAACTCAGAGCATGCCAACGTCCTCTTATCATGTTTAGCCACGACGAGGACATTCTTCGATGTATTTTCGTCCATCCCACCTCGACAATACCCAAACCTTCCATACCCGGCGTACGCGGCATACTCCCATGCGCTCGGAACCTTTTCCTCCAAGCTCCTTCTCTTTACTGGCGAAGGCTGGGGCTCGGAATATGCGCGCAATATTACAAACCTTTCCGCGGAAATTGACACAGTAATCGCCGGGAtagagaaggaggcgatGGCCCAACACGATGGACAGCCAGAATATCGCTTTCCGGATGCTCTCACCAAAACGATACCACGTCTTCGTGCATTCCGAGAACACCACAGGACAAGATGGAGCGCGTTGAGAAACAACTCTTCTGAACCATCACTTGGTAAAGTCCCAACTGCAGCATCTGAGGATGCCATCCATGATATGATGTTCCCACTTCCCCATGACCTTTCGTGGCGATTCCTTCGGCCATCATGA